A single genomic interval of Ramlibacter pinisoli harbors:
- a CDS encoding 4-oxalocrotonate tautomerase, which yields MPTLRVELMEGRTPEQKKNLVQALTKAVVETLGSKPEAVDILLYDIKRSDWATGGVLWSEKQ from the coding sequence ATGCCCACGCTGCGCGTCGAACTGATGGAGGGCCGCACGCCCGAACAGAAGAAGAACCTGGTCCAGGCCCTCACCAAGGCCGTGGTCGAGACCCTGGGCAGCAAGCCCGAAGCGGTCGACATCCTGCTGTACGACATCAAGCGCAGCGACTGGGCCACCGGCGGAGTGCTGTGGTCGGAGAAGCAGTAG
- a CDS encoding HAD-IA family hydrolase, which yields MVGEAVAPPARPRALLFDLGNVVVDVDVGRSLQAWAAHSRLPAAALQARFAVDAAYCRHETGALDAAGWFEYLRGHLELEGDDARIRDGWNALLLAEIAETTTLIDRVRTAVPCHALSNTNVTHVAAIEERFPGLLPRFARVFVSHEIGHRKPAPEAFAHVLQSLDLPAHEVLFFDDLPENCEAAQALGLQAVLVRQPADVREALEARGLL from the coding sequence GTGGTCGGAGAAGCAGTAGCCCCACCGGCCCGTCCCCGGGCCCTGCTGTTCGACCTGGGCAACGTGGTGGTCGACGTCGACGTCGGCCGCTCCCTGCAGGCCTGGGCCGCCCACAGCCGGCTGCCGGCCGCGGCGCTGCAGGCGCGCTTTGCCGTCGATGCGGCGTACTGCCGCCACGAGACCGGCGCGCTCGACGCCGCCGGCTGGTTCGAGTACCTGCGCGGCCACCTGGAACTGGAAGGCGACGACGCCCGCATCCGCGACGGCTGGAACGCCCTGCTGCTGGCCGAGATCGCCGAAACCACGACACTGATCGACCGCGTCCGGACGGCCGTGCCCTGCCACGCACTGTCGAACACCAACGTGACGCACGTCGCCGCGATCGAGGAGCGCTTCCCCGGCCTGCTGCCCCGCTTCGCGCGCGTCTTCGTCTCGCACGAGATCGGCCACCGCAAGCCGGCGCCGGAGGCGTTCGCGCACGTCCTGCAGTCCCTGGACCTGCCGGCCCATGAGGTCCTGTTCTTCGACGACCTGCCGGAGAACTGCGAAGCGGCGCAGGCGCTGGGCCTGCAGGCCGTCCTGGTCAGGCAGCCCGCCGACGTGCGCGAGGCGCTGGAGGCGCGGGGGCTGTTGTAG
- the polA gene encoding DNA polymerase I yields MSEPEHPKTLLLVDGSSYLYRAFHAMPDLRAVPGDPASPATGAIRGMINMMQKLRKDVRADYAACVFDAPGKTFRDDLYPDYKANRSPMPDDLRAQIEPIHEVVRLLGWKVLNVPGVEADDVIGTLSCLASDRGVRTVISSGDKDLSQLVNEQVTVIDTMNDKVRDLAGVEAEFGVPPRLMVDYQALVGDSVDNVPGVDKVGPKTAVKLLQEYGSLDALIERAAEVKGAVGENLRRALEWLPKGRALLTIRKDCDLAGHIPGLPGLDDIVIGGQDVERLKVFYDQYGFKGLVKQLEQHEVPPELIEEQRSKKKVGPGPGTGGLFDEPDLSGLSKVTNLQYETLLTWEQFDAWLPRIEAAPLVALDTETSSLDEMRAEIVGLSFSIEPGVAAYVPLAHSYAGAPEQLPREPVLARLKPWLEDAGRPKLGQHVKYDRHVFANHGIEARGYAHDTMLQSYVLEVHKPHGLASLAERHLGRSGIDFETIAGKGAHQIPFQQVPIDKAAEYSCEDSDQTLDVHLALWPKLERDARLRYIYDLEMRSSEALYRIERNGVLIDAGQLSRQSHELGQRIMQLEQEAHELAGQPFNLGSPKQIGEIFFGKLGLPVVKKTASGAPSTDEEVLEKLAEDYPLPAKILEHRGLSKLKGTYTDKLAQLAHPRTGRVHTHYAQAVAVTGRLSSNDPNLQNIPVKTAEGRRIREAFVAPPGHAIASADYSQIELRIMAHLSEDPALLRAFTEGLDVHRATASEVFGVAPDQVTSEQRRYAKVINFGLIYGMSSFGLARNLGIETKAAAAYIDRYFQRYPGVKHYMDETRASAKERGFVETVFGRRLYLPEINSPNGPRRGGAERAAINAPMQGTAADLIKLSMVRIQDLLDAQGRGTRMIMQVHDELVFEVPEAEVEWVRTEIPRVMAGVAELRVPLLAEIGVGPNWEQAH; encoded by the coding sequence ATGAGCGAACCCGAGCATCCGAAGACCCTGTTGCTGGTGGACGGATCCAGCTACCTGTACCGCGCCTTCCATGCCATGCCCGACCTGCGCGCGGTGCCCGGGGACCCCGCCAGCCCGGCCACCGGCGCGATCCGCGGGATGATCAACATGATGCAGAAGCTGCGCAAGGACGTGCGGGCCGACTACGCGGCCTGCGTGTTCGACGCGCCGGGCAAGACCTTCCGCGACGACCTGTACCCGGACTACAAGGCCAACCGCTCGCCCATGCCCGACGACCTGCGGGCGCAGATCGAGCCCATCCACGAGGTCGTGCGGCTGCTCGGCTGGAAGGTGCTGAACGTGCCCGGCGTGGAGGCCGACGACGTCATCGGCACGCTGTCCTGCCTGGCCAGCGACCGCGGCGTGCGCACCGTCATCTCCTCGGGCGACAAGGACCTGAGCCAGCTGGTCAACGAGCAGGTGACCGTCATCGACACCATGAACGACAAGGTGCGCGACCTGGCCGGCGTGGAGGCCGAGTTCGGCGTGCCGCCGCGGCTGATGGTCGACTACCAGGCGCTGGTGGGCGACTCGGTCGACAACGTGCCCGGCGTCGACAAGGTCGGCCCCAAGACGGCGGTCAAGCTGCTGCAGGAGTACGGCTCGCTGGACGCCCTGATCGAGCGGGCCGCCGAGGTGAAGGGCGCGGTGGGCGAGAACCTGCGGCGCGCCCTCGAGTGGCTGCCCAAGGGGCGCGCGCTGCTCACCATCCGCAAGGACTGCGACCTGGCCGGGCACATCCCCGGGCTGCCCGGGCTGGACGACATCGTGATCGGCGGCCAGGACGTCGAGCGCCTGAAGGTGTTCTACGACCAGTACGGCTTCAAGGGCCTGGTCAAGCAGCTGGAGCAGCACGAGGTGCCGCCGGAGCTGATCGAGGAGCAGCGCTCGAAGAAGAAGGTGGGCCCGGGGCCCGGCACGGGAGGGCTGTTCGACGAGCCCGACCTGTCGGGGCTGTCGAAGGTCACCAACCTGCAGTACGAGACCCTGCTCACCTGGGAGCAGTTCGACGCCTGGCTGCCCCGCATCGAGGCGGCGCCGCTGGTGGCGCTGGACACCGAGACCAGCTCGCTGGACGAGATGCGGGCCGAGATCGTCGGCCTGTCGTTCTCGATCGAGCCCGGCGTGGCGGCCTACGTTCCGCTCGCGCACAGCTACGCCGGTGCGCCCGAGCAGCTGCCGCGCGAGCCGGTGCTGGCCCGGCTCAAGCCCTGGCTGGAGGACGCCGGCCGTCCCAAGCTGGGCCAGCACGTCAAGTACGACCGCCACGTGTTCGCCAACCACGGCATCGAGGCGCGCGGCTACGCCCACGACACCATGCTGCAGAGCTACGTGCTCGAGGTCCACAAGCCGCACGGCCTGGCCAGCCTGGCCGAGCGCCACCTGGGGCGCAGCGGCATCGACTTCGAGACCATCGCCGGCAAGGGCGCGCACCAGATCCCGTTCCAGCAGGTGCCGATCGACAAGGCGGCCGAGTACTCCTGCGAGGATTCCGACCAGACCCTGGACGTGCACCTGGCGCTGTGGCCCAAGCTGGAGCGCGACGCGCGCCTGCGCTACATCTACGACCTGGAGATGCGCAGCAGCGAGGCGCTGTACCGCATCGAGCGCAACGGCGTGCTCATCGACGCCGGGCAGCTGTCCCGCCAGAGCCACGAGCTGGGGCAGCGCATCATGCAGCTGGAACAGGAGGCGCACGAGCTGGCCGGCCAGCCGTTCAACCTGGGCAGCCCCAAGCAGATCGGCGAGATCTTCTTCGGCAAGCTCGGCCTGCCGGTCGTGAAGAAGACCGCCAGCGGGGCGCCCAGCACCGACGAGGAGGTGCTGGAGAAGCTGGCCGAGGACTACCCGCTGCCGGCCAAGATCCTGGAGCACCGCGGCCTGTCCAAGCTCAAGGGCACCTACACCGACAAGCTGGCGCAGCTGGCCCACCCCCGCACCGGCCGCGTGCATACCCACTACGCCCAGGCGGTGGCGGTCACCGGGCGGCTGTCGTCCAACGACCCCAACCTGCAGAACATCCCCGTCAAGACCGCCGAGGGCCGGCGCATCCGCGAGGCCTTCGTCGCGCCGCCCGGCCATGCCATCGCCAGCGCCGACTACAGCCAGATCGAGCTGCGCATCATGGCCCACCTGTCGGAGGACCCGGCGCTGCTGCGGGCCTTCACCGAGGGCCTGGACGTGCACCGGGCCACGGCGTCGGAGGTGTTCGGCGTCGCGCCCGACCAGGTGACCAGCGAGCAGCGCCGCTACGCCAAGGTGATCAACTTCGGCCTGATCTACGGCATGAGCAGCTTCGGGCTGGCGCGCAACCTGGGCATCGAGACCAAGGCCGCGGCAGCCTACATCGACCGCTATTTCCAGCGCTATCCCGGCGTCAAGCACTACATGGACGAGACCCGCGCCTCGGCCAAGGAGCGCGGCTTCGTCGAGACGGTGTTCGGGCGCCGGCTGTACCTGCCGGAGATCAACTCGCCCAACGGGCCGCGGCGTGGCGGCGCCGAGCGGGCGGCGATCAACGCGCCCATGCAGGGCACGGCGGCCGACCTGATCAAGCTGTCGATGGTGAGGATCCAGGACCTGCTGGACGCCCAGGGGCGTGGCACCCGGATGATCATGCAGGTGCACGACGAACTGGTGTTCGAGGTGCCCGAGGCCGAGGTCGAGTGGGTGCGCACCGAGATCCCGCGCGTGATGGCGGGCGTGGCCGAACTGCGGGTGCCGCTGCTGGCCGAGATCGGCGTCGGGCCGAACTGGGAACAGGCCCACTAG
- a CDS encoding homoserine kinase encodes MAVFTEVPEDIARELLARLGLGELRELRGIQGGIENTNYFATTEHDGRPSHWVLTLFERLGHDQLPFYLHLMKHLASRGIPVPDPQADRAGDILHTVCGKPAAVVNRLPGHSELAPTAAHCASVGEMLARMHLAARGFDRSQPNLRGLAWWNETVPVVLPFVEPAQAALLRAELAFQNHVAASSAWAALPRGPVHADLFRDNVMFEDGALTGFFDFYFAGVDSWLFDLAVCLNDWCIDLASGAHDPVRFDAFVRAYARVRPLASAERQLLPAMLRAGALRFWVSRLWDFHLPREAALLKPHDPAHFERVLRGRIAHPVSA; translated from the coding sequence ATGGCAGTTTTCACCGAGGTCCCGGAGGATATTGCGCGCGAGCTGCTGGCACGGCTGGGCTTGGGCGAACTGCGCGAGCTGCGCGGCATCCAGGGCGGGATCGAGAACACGAACTACTTCGCCACCACCGAGCACGACGGCCGGCCGTCGCACTGGGTGCTGACCCTGTTCGAGCGCCTGGGGCACGACCAGCTGCCGTTCTACCTGCACCTGATGAAGCACCTGGCCAGCCGCGGCATCCCGGTGCCCGACCCGCAGGCCGACCGGGCCGGCGACATCCTGCACACCGTCTGCGGCAAGCCGGCCGCGGTGGTGAACCGCCTGCCCGGGCACAGCGAGCTGGCGCCCACCGCCGCCCACTGCGCCAGCGTCGGCGAGATGCTGGCGCGCATGCACCTGGCCGCGCGCGGCTTCGACCGCAGCCAGCCCAACCTGCGCGGCCTGGCCTGGTGGAACGAGACCGTTCCGGTGGTGCTCCCCTTCGTGGAGCCGGCGCAGGCGGCCCTGCTGCGCGCCGAGCTGGCGTTCCAGAACCACGTGGCGGCCTCCTCGGCCTGGGCAGCGCTGCCGCGCGGCCCGGTGCACGCCGACCTGTTCCGCGACAACGTGATGTTCGAGGACGGTGCGCTCACCGGCTTCTTCGACTTCTACTTCGCCGGCGTCGACAGCTGGCTGTTCGACCTGGCCGTGTGCCTGAACGACTGGTGCATCGACCTGGCCAGCGGCGCGCACGACCCGGTGCGCTTCGATGCCTTCGTGCGCGCCTACGCCCGCGTGCGCCCGCTGGCCTCGGCCGAGCGCCAGCTGCTGCCCGCGATGCTGCGCGCCGGCGCCCTGCGCTTCTGGGTGTCGCGCCTGTGGGACTTCCACCTGCCACGCGAGGCGGCGCTGCTCAAGCCGCACGACCCGGCCCATTTCGAGCGCGTGCTGCGCGGGCGCATCGCGCACCCGGTGTCCGCGTGA
- a CDS encoding BPSS1780 family membrane protein — protein MKLNVVPARTGISWVKLGIRTFLRQPLALAGLFFMYMAVVLVISFVPVIGPLVGGMLVPAATLGLMAATAEASAGKFPMPTVLVSAFRAGRQRARSMLVLGLVYASGSLLATWLGSQFADPAPLSAATDPRVDVSTLVTLVLHTPLFLMFWHAPALVHWHGVTPAKSLFFSTVACWRNMGALTVYSLVWMGVFLLAGIVITLIGGLAGGASAARAVMMPAALLMAAMFSTSIWFTFRDSFSADPQPDAAPGPASPATDEDLR, from the coding sequence ATGAAACTCAACGTCGTCCCGGCCCGCACCGGCATTTCCTGGGTCAAACTGGGCATCCGCACCTTCCTGCGGCAGCCGCTGGCCCTGGCCGGCCTGTTCTTCATGTACATGGCGGTGGTGCTGGTGATCTCGTTCGTGCCGGTCATCGGCCCCCTGGTCGGCGGCATGCTGGTGCCGGCGGCCACCCTCGGCCTGATGGCGGCCACCGCCGAAGCATCGGCCGGCAAGTTCCCCATGCCCACGGTCCTGGTCAGCGCCTTCCGCGCCGGCCGCCAGCGCGCGCGCTCGATGCTGGTGCTGGGCCTGGTCTACGCCAGCGGGTCCCTGCTGGCCACCTGGCTCGGCTCCCAGTTCGCCGACCCGGCGCCCCTGAGCGCCGCCACCGATCCGCGGGTCGACGTCTCCACGCTGGTCACCCTGGTGCTGCACACGCCGCTGTTCCTGATGTTCTGGCACGCACCGGCGCTGGTGCACTGGCACGGCGTCACGCCCGCCAAGAGCCTGTTCTTCAGCACGGTCGCCTGCTGGCGCAACATGGGCGCGCTGACCGTCTACAGCCTGGTGTGGATGGGCGTGTTCCTGCTGGCCGGCATCGTGATCACGCTGATCGGCGGCCTGGCCGGCGGCGCCAGCGCGGCGCGCGCGGTGATGATGCCGGCGGCGCTGCTGATGGCGGCCATGTTCTCCACCTCGATCTGGTTCACCTTCCGCGACAGCTTCAGCGCCGATCCCCAGCCCGACGCCGCGCCCGGCCCGGCCTCCCCAGCCACCGACGAAGACCTGCGATGA
- a CDS encoding iron dicitrate transport regulator FecR, translating into MTRHVLLGRSEGELLWFRRRSVLQAAAAWTALGGFAAAQAQQRGNIVELLGDAQANGRALTLQSTVQTGDTIETGPGANLVFVIGNSAFQVRENTRLVVERGTMLNVVSVLRLFTGGVASVWGKGTSRQIVMPALTGGIRGTGVYTEVFPQQDLRSYLCNCYGVIDVSAGADRVVSRSSYHQSFWGEVQPRNGRMLTPAQAINHTDEEMEFLARLVDQRTAWEELGRRGVKDGQGYMEQRPPSAHPAAPVPAPAPGQR; encoded by the coding sequence ATGACCCGCCACGTGCTCCTGGGCCGCAGCGAAGGCGAACTGCTCTGGTTCCGCCGCCGCAGCGTGCTGCAGGCAGCCGCCGCCTGGACCGCCCTGGGCGGGTTTGCCGCGGCGCAGGCGCAGCAGCGCGGCAACATCGTGGAACTGCTCGGCGACGCGCAGGCCAACGGCCGTGCCCTCACCCTGCAGTCGACCGTGCAGACGGGCGACACCATCGAGACCGGCCCCGGCGCCAACCTGGTGTTCGTCATCGGCAATTCGGCCTTCCAGGTCCGCGAGAACACGCGCCTGGTCGTCGAGCGCGGCACCATGCTCAACGTCGTCAGCGTGCTGCGGCTGTTCACCGGCGGGGTGGCCAGCGTCTGGGGCAAGGGCACCAGCCGGCAGATCGTCATGCCGGCCCTCACCGGCGGCATCCGCGGCACCGGGGTCTACACCGAGGTGTTCCCGCAGCAGGACTTGCGCAGCTACCTGTGCAACTGCTACGGCGTGATCGACGTGAGCGCCGGTGCCGACCGCGTCGTCTCGCGTTCGAGCTACCACCAGTCGTTCTGGGGCGAGGTCCAGCCGCGCAACGGCCGCATGCTCACGCCCGCCCAGGCGATCAACCACACCGACGAGGAAATGGAGTTCCTCGCCCGCCTGGTCGACCAGCGCACCGCCTGGGAGGAACTGGGGCGCCGGGGCGTCAAGGACGGCCAGGGCTACATGGAGCAGCGCCCGCCGTCGGCACACCCTGCGGCGCCCGTGCCCGCTCCGGCTCCCGGCCAGCGGTAA
- a CDS encoding P1 family peptidase, which produces MSSATSAPSGAITDVAGIEVGHWTDTRRPTGCTVVLAREGAVAGVDVRGAAPGTRETDLLEPSNLVECVHAVVLAGGSAWGLDAASGAMRWLEQQGIGLAVGPGRIPIVPAAVLFDLYLGDTAVRPDAAAGHAACVAASRQAPAEGNVGAGAGAIVGKIFGIEQAMKGGIGSASVRVNGVTVGALVACNALGDVVDPATGRVIAGSRRPDGTGLLDTRRALLAGQPPRRLVPAANTTIGVIATDAVLSKAQASRLATVGHDGLARTINPAHTMLDGDTLFALGTGASGIAAEMMLLATMAAEAVALATLRAVQAARGVTLGALHLPAACDL; this is translated from the coding sequence ATGTCTTCCGCCACCAGCGCGCCGTCCGGCGCCATCACCGACGTCGCCGGCATCGAGGTCGGCCACTGGACCGACACGCGCCGGCCCACCGGCTGCACGGTCGTGTTGGCGCGCGAGGGCGCCGTCGCCGGCGTGGACGTGCGCGGCGCCGCGCCGGGCACGCGCGAGACCGACCTGCTGGAGCCGTCCAACCTGGTCGAGTGCGTGCACGCCGTCGTGCTGGCCGGCGGCAGTGCCTGGGGCCTGGACGCGGCCAGCGGTGCCATGCGCTGGCTGGAGCAACAGGGCATCGGGCTGGCGGTCGGGCCGGGTCGCATCCCCATCGTGCCGGCGGCCGTGCTGTTCGACCTCTACCTCGGCGACACGGCGGTCCGGCCCGACGCGGCGGCCGGCCACGCGGCCTGCGTCGCCGCCAGCCGGCAGGCGCCGGCCGAGGGCAACGTCGGCGCCGGCGCCGGCGCCATCGTCGGCAAGATCTTCGGCATCGAGCAGGCGATGAAGGGCGGCATCGGCAGCGCGTCGGTGCGCGTGAACGGCGTGACGGTGGGCGCGCTGGTCGCCTGCAATGCGCTGGGCGACGTGGTCGATCCCGCCACCGGCCGCGTCATCGCCGGCTCCCGCCGGCCCGACGGCACCGGCCTGCTCGACACGCGCCGGGCCCTGCTGGCCGGCCAGCCGCCGCGCCGCCTGGTGCCGGCCGCGAACACCACCATCGGCGTCATCGCCACCGACGCCGTGCTGTCCAAGGCGCAGGCGAGCCGGCTGGCCACCGTGGGCCACGACGGCCTGGCGCGCACCATCAACCCGGCCCACACCATGCTCGACGGAGACACCCTGTTCGCGCTGGGCACCGGCGCCAGCGGCATCGCCGCCGAGATGATGCTGCTGGCCACGATGGCCGCCGAGGCGGTGGCGCTGGCCACCTTGCGCGCGGTCCAGGCCGCGCGCGGCGTCACGCTGGGCGCCCTTCACCTGCCCGCGGCATGCGACCTGTAG
- a CDS encoding TAXI family TRAP transporter solute-binding subunit, translated as MTKAIRYTVVSVRDLLISAGPVAALAIGLLVLAYLWLDPAPPRTVRLATGPAQSAYDEFGKRYKAELARNGIEVVLVPSGGSTANERLLRDGKADLAFVQGGTSGGDTNRPLVEGLQSLGSLFLEPVWLFYREDAAKKKVPDGTLTALPQLEGLRLNAGSRGSGVPRMMRRLFEANRIDPASMTLSQLEQTPAVTAFLDGSIDALVFASAPESLMVQMLLQTPGVKLMDFAQADAYSSRFGFLTPVVLPRGIVDLSQDLPAQPVRLVATTTALLTREETHPALVQLFAQAARTIHSPAGWFNRARAFPSIEQSEYPISREAERAIQGGMPFLQRYLPFWLANTVERMWLALGIIIAVLLPLSRIVPPLYAFRIRSRVFRWYAQLRAIEERGAEEPGSTPELVRELDALEHRVAQVTVPLSYADELYALRSNINLVRSRLSTARATA; from the coding sequence ATGACGAAGGCGATCCGCTACACCGTGGTCTCGGTGCGGGACCTGCTGATCTCGGCCGGGCCCGTCGCGGCGCTGGCGATCGGGCTGCTGGTGCTGGCCTACCTGTGGCTGGACCCCGCCCCGCCGCGCACCGTGCGGCTGGCCACCGGACCGGCGCAGAGCGCCTACGACGAATTCGGCAAGCGCTACAAGGCGGAACTGGCGCGCAACGGCATCGAGGTGGTGCTGGTGCCCAGCGGCGGCTCGACGGCCAACGAGCGGCTGCTGCGCGACGGCAAGGCCGACCTGGCGTTCGTGCAGGGCGGCACCTCCGGCGGCGACACCAACCGGCCGCTGGTCGAGGGCCTGCAGTCGCTCGGCAGCCTGTTCCTCGAGCCGGTCTGGCTGTTCTACCGCGAGGACGCGGCGAAGAAGAAGGTGCCCGACGGCACCCTCACCGCCCTGCCCCAGCTCGAAGGGCTGCGGCTGAACGCCGGCTCGCGCGGCAGCGGCGTGCCGCGCATGATGCGGCGCCTGTTCGAGGCCAACCGCATCGACCCGGCCAGCATGACGCTGTCGCAACTTGAACAGACGCCGGCGGTGACCGCCTTCCTCGACGGCAGCATCGACGCCCTGGTGTTCGCCTCGGCGCCCGAATCGCTGATGGTGCAGATGCTGCTGCAGACGCCCGGGGTCAAGCTGATGGACTTCGCGCAGGCCGACGCCTACTCGAGCCGCTTCGGCTTCCTCACCCCGGTGGTGCTGCCGCGCGGCATCGTCGACCTGTCGCAGGACCTGCCGGCGCAGCCGGTGCGGCTGGTCGCGACCACCACCGCACTGCTCACGCGCGAGGAGACCCACCCGGCGCTGGTGCAGCTGTTCGCGCAGGCCGCGCGCACCATCCACAGCCCCGCCGGCTGGTTCAACCGGGCACGTGCCTTCCCTAGCATCGAGCAGAGCGAGTACCCGATCTCGCGCGAGGCCGAGCGGGCCATCCAGGGCGGCATGCCGTTCCTGCAGCGCTACCTGCCGTTCTGGCTGGCCAACACGGTCGAGCGCATGTGGCTGGCACTGGGCATCATCATCGCGGTGCTGCTGCCGCTCTCGCGCATCGTGCCGCCGCTGTATGCGTTCCGCATCCGCTCGCGCGTGTTCCGCTGGTACGCGCAGCTGCGGGCGATCGAGGAACGCGGCGCCGAGGAGCCGGGCAGCACGCCGGAACTGGTGCGCGAGCTCGACGCGCTGGAGCACCGCGTGGCCCAGGTGACCGTGCCGCTGTCCTATGCCGACGAGCTGTATGCGCTGCGCTCCAACATCAACCTGGTGCGCTCGCGCCTGTCGACGGCGCGCGCCACGGCGTAG